One stretch of Aythya fuligula isolate bAytFul2 chromosome 24, bAytFul2.pri, whole genome shotgun sequence DNA includes these proteins:
- the ARHGAP23 gene encoding rho GTPase-activating protein 23 isoform X2: MEQPTPGRRDGASPNDNAPPEGPFPWGGPKTVVLRKSTQGGFGFTLRHFIVYPPESAVHSPAKEEENGNRAGPPRSRLEPMDTIFVKNVREDGPAHQAGLRTGDRLVKVNGESIIGKTYSQVIALIQNSDDVLELSIMPKDEDILQLAYSQDAYLKGNEPYSGGAQSIPEPPPLCYPRKTYPFQARGAEPPPGQPPDPRAHRPAGTRSEGGGSPAHRPEEPQPGGPPQRPAVPHGRPGSFSRSACPSSSASSLPERYGVPPAAPSCYGGGPKHPAEHRTHCGFKEGGGGPRVPGRQECQQALSRWFCSQEPRRSTSEERRYAMPPRYRSVSQDRLGGSATPRGWPHSASHDTLLQPAREGWAHRARSDHSLGRCGRSMEALEPGALLSPRLDRSAWPPERLCRATAAGPPGTHSSFAPPSSSSSSAAAAPREPAAPVQKHPSQPNLQSVDDSGYIGYRSYSPSFQRRTGLLHARSFRDPAFGGLPTFSITQRPAATAAPFPERATPVAPLPAGSTHPGPPLAPEAPQEQRMESSRVPEQHEERREEVVLRQKPPTGRKMPPPLRQMNFVFPDGVKETDICDPPAAGSRGERPAAERSGRRVAPLAAPEDSLASIPFIDEPTSPSIDLKAKHVPASSVVSSAMNSAPAVATSPSSPTFAFALSRHYSQDCSSIKAGRRSSYLLAITTERSKSCDDGLNTFRDEGKILRRMPSRVPSLRMLRSFFTDGSLDSLGTSEDTRSKRHSTSDLSDVTFSDVRKEGWLHYKQILTKKGKKVGGGIRQWKRVFAVLRTHSLYLCKDRREAVTCGPAPGEEEQPISIRACLVDISYSETKRKHVFRLTTADFCEYLFQAEDREDMLAWIKVIRENSKAEGEDPGFASQALINKKLNDYRKVSPAGAKPDSSPKGSRGLGIRAEFLKQTGTSAPRSPRQDVAVMKDESSSQKAPWGINLMKKNKKSAPRAFGVRLEDCQPAPDNKNVPLIVEACCKVVEDRGLEYMGIYRVPGNNAVVSSLQEQLNKGATEINLQDERWQDLNVISSLLKSFFRKLPEPLFTDDKYNDFIEANRIEDASERMRTLRKLIRDLPGHYYETLKFLVGHLKTIADHSEKNKMEPRNLALVFGPTLVRTSEDNMTDMVTHMPDRYKIVETLIQHSDWFFSDKEDKGEKTPVDEKEAQSVPNIEYLLPNIGRTAAPGDAPDSTHSGSAKAKGTWPSRKEPSPRELLAIPFISAVNRKRKKRREAEGFGSSTDDDVEHRDPKGREQEDEEAAAAAPGPGKAPHGPGTEPAAPSPEQESALEPGGTGAEPAPDARSIVSGYSTLSTIDRSLCSEVQSVAESRGEEADDERSEFSHVETDTESREGARARLGQVEGGAGGEDKVPPGRPSFNSHRLIQCDTLARRKLGRPRPAGETPVPAGEGHGGWVPPGRPSLREQLRQRLRSSADDMGVRLRRAHSPETRRKKSSWRRHTVVVPGGLKDLNFNEWKEPRGGLDVPPGPCRDKDSGLSSLESTKARPAAPSPAQPGGATKAPSTKSPPGSPGPPAPGPVSPLRFPQCL, encoded by the exons CCGACGCCGGGCCGCAGAGATGGGGCGTCCCCGAACGACAACGCGCCCCCGGAGGGACCCTTCCCCTGGGGGGGCCCGAAGACGGTGGTGCTGCGGAAGAGCACGCAGGGGGGGTTCGGCTTCACCCTCCGCCACTTCATCGTCTACCCCCCCGAGTCGGCCGTGCACTCCCCGGCCAAG gaggaggagaatggGAACCGAGCAG GTCCCCCCCGGAGCCGCCTGGAGCCCATGGACACCATCTTCGTGAAGAACGTGCGGGAGGACGGGCCGGCGCACCAGGCCGGGCTGCGCACCG GGGACCGGCTGGTTAAGGTGAACGGGGAGAGCATCATTGGGAAAACCTACTCGCAGGTCATCGCCCTGATCCAGAACAG tGACGATGTGCTGGAGCTCTCCATCATGCCCAAGGACGAGGACATCCTCCAGCTG GCGTACTCGCAGGATGCCTACCTGAAGGGCAACGAGCCGTACTCCGGCGGGGCGCAGAGCATCCCCGAGCCCCCTCCCCTCTGCTACCCACGCAAGACCTACCCCTTCCAGGCACGGGGCGCCGAGCCGCCCCCCGGCCAACCTCCGGACCCCCGCGCCCACCGCCCCGCCGGCACCCGCAGCGAGGGGGGCGGCAGCCCCGCGCACCGCCCCGAGGAGCCGCAGCCCGGGGgccccccgcagcgccccgccgTGCCCCACGGGCGCCCCGGCTCCTTCTCCCGAAGCgcctgccccagctccagcgCATCCTCTCTGCCCGAGCGGTACGGGgtcccgcccgccgccccctcctGCTACGGCGGGGGTCCCAAGCACCCCGCGGAGCACCGGACTCACTGCGGCTTCAaggagggcggcgggggcccGCGGGTGCCGGGCCGGCAGGAGTGCCAGCAGGCTCTGTCCCGCTGGTTCTGCAGCCAGGAGCCGCGGCGCAGCACCTCGGAGGAGCGCCGATACGCCATGCCCCCCCGCTACCGCAGCGTGTCCCAGGACCGCTTGGGGGGCTCGGCGACCCCCCGGGGCTGGCCCCACAGCGCCTCGCACGacaccctgctgcagcccgCCCGCGAGGGCTGGGCGCACCGAGCCCGCTCCGACCACAGCCTGGGCCGCTGCGGGCGCTCCATGGAGGCGCTGGAGCCCGGCGCCCTGCTCTCCCCTCGCCTCGACCGCTCCGCTTGGCCACCCGAGAGGCTCTGCCGCGCCacggccgcggggccgcccggcACGCACAGCTCCTTCGcgcctccttcctcctcctcctcctccgccgccgcaGCCCCACGGGAGCCGGCAGCCCCCGTGCAGAAGCACCCGTCGCAGCCCAACCTGCAGAGCGTGGACGATTCGGGGTACATCGGCTACCGCAGCTACAGCCCCTCCTTCCAGCGCCGCACCGGGCTGCTGCACGCCCGCTCCTTCCGCGACCCGGCCTTCGGTGGCCTCCCCACCTTCAGCATCACGCAGCGGCCGGCCGCCACCGCAGCCCCGTTCCCGGAGAGGGCGACCCCCGTTGCccccctgcctgctggctcCACTCACCCCGGCCCCCCGCTGGCCCCCGAAGCCCCCCAGGAGCAGCGGATGGAGAGCAGCCGGGTGCCCGAGCAGCACGAGGAGCGGAGGGAGGAGGTGGTCCTGCGTCAGAAGCCACCCACGGGCCGCAAGATGCCGCCCCCCCTGCGGCAGATGAACTTTGTGTTCCCCGATGGGGTGAAGGAGACGGACATTTGCGACCCGCCGGCAGCCGGGAGCAGGGGGGAGAGGCCGGCAGCCGAGCGCTCGGGCCGGCGCGTGGCCCCCTTGGCAGCCCCCGAGGACTCCTTGGCCTCCATCCCCTTCATCG ACGAGCCCACGAGCCCCAGCATCGACCTGAAGGCCAAGCACGTCCCTGCCTCCTCCGTCGTCTCCAGTGCCATGAACTCTGCCCCCGCCGTTGCCACCAGCCCCTCCTCGCCCACCTTCGCCTTCGCCCTGAGCCGGCACTACTCGCAGGACTGCA GCAGCATCAAGGCCGGCCGCCGCTCTTCCTACCTCCTGGCCATCACCACCGAGCGCTCCAAGTCATGCGACGATGGTCTGAACACATTTCGGGACGAGGGGAAGATCCTCAG GAGGATGCCCAGCCGGGTCCCCAGCCTCCGCATGCTCAGGAGCTTCTTCACCGACGGG TCTCTGGACAGCCTCGGTACGTCCGAAGACACCCGCTCCAAAAGGCACTCCACCTCCGACCTCTCGGACGTGACGTTCAGCGACGTGAGGAAGGAGGGCTGGCTCCACTACAAGCAGATCCTCACCAAAAAGGGGAAG AAAGTCGGTGGAGGCATCCGGCAGTGGAAGCGCGTCTTCGCCGTGCTGCGCACCCACTCGCTGTACCTGTGCAAGGACAGGCGGGAGGCAGTGACCTGCGGCCCGGCCCCAGGTGAGGAGGAGCAGCCGATCAGCATCCGAGCGTGCCTGGTGGACATTTCCTACAGCGAGACCAAGAGGAAGCACGTCTTCCGGCTGACGACCGCTGACTTCTGTGAATATCTCTTTCAGGCAGAGGATCGGGAAGACATGCTGGCCTGGATCAAAGTCATCAGGGAGAACAGCAAGGCCGAGGGCGAG GACCCCGGTTTTGCCAGCCAAGCGCTTATCAACAAGAAGCTAAACGACTACCGGAAAGTGAG cCCGGCGGGTGCCAAGCCCGACTCCTCGCCCAAGGGCTCCCGTGGGCTGGGGATCAGAGCCGAGTTCCTGAAGCAGACGGGAACCAGCGCACCCCGGTCCCCGAGGCAGGATGTGGCCGTAATGAAAG atgAGAGCAGCTCCCAGAAAGCCCCTTGGGGCATCAACCTCatgaagaagaacaagaaatctGCCCCCCGCGCCTTTGGCGTCAGGCTGGAGGATTGCCAGCCTGCCCCAGACAACAAG AACGTGCCCCTGATCGTCGAAGCCTGCTGCAAGGTGGTGGAGGACCGCGGGCTGGAGTACATGGGCATCTACCGCGTGCCCGGGAACAACGCCGTGGTGtccagcctgcaggagcagctcaaCAAGGGAGCCACCGAGATCAACCTGCAGGACGAG CGGTGGCAGGACCTGAACGTCATCAGCAGCCTGTTGAAATCCTTCTTCCGAAAGCTCCCCGAGCCGCTCTTCACTGACG ATAAGTACAACGACTTCATCGAGGCCAACCGCATAGAGGACGCCAGCGAGAGGATGAGGACGCTGAGGAAGCTG ATCCGGGACCTGCCAGGTCACTACTACGAGACGCTCAAGTTCCTGGTGGGCCACCTGAAGACCATTGCGGACCACTCGGAGAAGAACAAG ATGGAGCCCCGAAACCTGGCCCTGGTGTTCGGCCCCACGCTGGTGCGGACGTCCGAGGACAACATGACCGACATGGTGACCCACATGCCCGACCGCTACAAAATCGTGGAGACCCTCATCCAGCAC TCAGACTGGTTCTTCAGCGACAAGGAGGACAAGGGCGAGAAG ACCCCCGTGGACGAGAAGGAGGCGCAGTCGGTGCCCAACATCGAGTACCTGCTGCCCAACATCGGCAGGACCGCGGCGCCCGGCGATGCCCCAG ACTCGACCCACAGCGGCTCTGCCAAAGCGAAG GGCACGTGGCCGTCGCGCAAGGAGCCGTCGCCCCGAGAGCTCCTCGCCATCCCCTTCATCTCAGCCGTCAACCGCAAGAGGAAGAAGCGGCGAGAGGCCGAGGGCTTCGGCAGCAGCACCGATGACGATGTGGAGCACAGGGACCCCAAGGGCCGGGagcaggaggatgaggaggcCGCGGCGGCCGCGCCGGGGCCCGGCAAAGCTCCCCACGGCCCTGGCACCGAgccggcagcccccagcccggaGCAGGAGAGCGCCTTGGAGCCCGGGGGCACCGGGGCCGAGCCGGCGCCGGACGCCCGCTCCATCGTGTCGGGCTACTCCACCCTGTCCACCATCGACCGCAGCCTGTGCTCCGAGGTGCAGTCGGTGGCCGAGAGCCGCGGGGAGGAGGCGGACGACGAGCGCAGCGAGTTCAGCCACGTGGAGACGGACACGGAGAGCCGGGAGGGCGCCCgggccaggctggggcaggtggAGGGGGGCGCAGGGGGCGAGGACAAGGTGCCCCCCGGGCGCCCCTCCTTCAACTCCCACCGCCTCATCCAGTGCGACACGCTGGCCCGCAGGAAGCTGGGGAGGCCGCGGCCGGCCGGCGAGACCCCGGTGCCCGCCGGGGAGGGCCATGGTGGCTGGGTCCCCCCCGGGCGGCCCTCGCTGCGGGAGCAGCTCCGGCAGCGCCTGCGCTCCTCGGCCGACGACATGGGGGTGCGCCTGCGCCGAGCCCACTCCCCGGAGACGCGCCGCAAGAAGAGCAGCTGGCGCCGGCACACCGTGGTGGTGCCCGGCGGCCTCAAGGACCTCAACTTCAACGAGTGGAAGGAGCCGCGGGGGGGCCTCGACGTCCCCCCAGGGCCGTGCCGTGACAAGGACTCGGGGCTCAGCAGCCTGGAGTCCACCAAAGCCCGGCCCGCGGCGCCCAGCCCGGCCCAGCCTGGCGGTGCCACCAAAGCACCCAGCACCAAGAGccccccaggcagcccaggcCCCCCGGCTCCCGGCCCCGTGTCCCCCCTGCGCTTCCCCCAATGTCTCTGA
- the ARHGAP23 gene encoding rho GTPase-activating protein 23 isoform X1 — translation MNGIAFCLVGIPPPAPTPGRRDGASPNDNAPPEGPFPWGGPKTVVLRKSTQGGFGFTLRHFIVYPPESAVHSPAKEEENGNRAGPPRSRLEPMDTIFVKNVREDGPAHQAGLRTGDRLVKVNGESIIGKTYSQVIALIQNSDDVLELSIMPKDEDILQLAYSQDAYLKGNEPYSGGAQSIPEPPPLCYPRKTYPFQARGAEPPPGQPPDPRAHRPAGTRSEGGGSPAHRPEEPQPGGPPQRPAVPHGRPGSFSRSACPSSSASSLPERYGVPPAAPSCYGGGPKHPAEHRTHCGFKEGGGGPRVPGRQECQQALSRWFCSQEPRRSTSEERRYAMPPRYRSVSQDRLGGSATPRGWPHSASHDTLLQPAREGWAHRARSDHSLGRCGRSMEALEPGALLSPRLDRSAWPPERLCRATAAGPPGTHSSFAPPSSSSSSAAAAPREPAAPVQKHPSQPNLQSVDDSGYIGYRSYSPSFQRRTGLLHARSFRDPAFGGLPTFSITQRPAATAAPFPERATPVAPLPAGSTHPGPPLAPEAPQEQRMESSRVPEQHEERREEVVLRQKPPTGRKMPPPLRQMNFVFPDGVKETDICDPPAAGSRGERPAAERSGRRVAPLAAPEDSLASIPFIDEPTSPSIDLKAKHVPASSVVSSAMNSAPAVATSPSSPTFAFALSRHYSQDCSSIKAGRRSSYLLAITTERSKSCDDGLNTFRDEGKILRRMPSRVPSLRMLRSFFTDGSLDSLGTSEDTRSKRHSTSDLSDVTFSDVRKEGWLHYKQILTKKGKKVGGGIRQWKRVFAVLRTHSLYLCKDRREAVTCGPAPGEEEQPISIRACLVDISYSETKRKHVFRLTTADFCEYLFQAEDREDMLAWIKVIRENSKAEGEDPGFASQALINKKLNDYRKVSPAGAKPDSSPKGSRGLGIRAEFLKQTGTSAPRSPRQDVAVMKDESSSQKAPWGINLMKKNKKSAPRAFGVRLEDCQPAPDNKNVPLIVEACCKVVEDRGLEYMGIYRVPGNNAVVSSLQEQLNKGATEINLQDERWQDLNVISSLLKSFFRKLPEPLFTDDKYNDFIEANRIEDASERMRTLRKLIRDLPGHYYETLKFLVGHLKTIADHSEKNKMEPRNLALVFGPTLVRTSEDNMTDMVTHMPDRYKIVETLIQHSDWFFSDKEDKGEKTPVDEKEAQSVPNIEYLLPNIGRTAAPGDAPDSTHSGSAKAKGTWPSRKEPSPRELLAIPFISAVNRKRKKRREAEGFGSSTDDDVEHRDPKGREQEDEEAAAAAPGPGKAPHGPGTEPAAPSPEQESALEPGGTGAEPAPDARSIVSGYSTLSTIDRSLCSEVQSVAESRGEEADDERSEFSHVETDTESREGARARLGQVEGGAGGEDKVPPGRPSFNSHRLIQCDTLARRKLGRPRPAGETPVPAGEGHGGWVPPGRPSLREQLRQRLRSSADDMGVRLRRAHSPETRRKKSSWRRHTVVVPGGLKDLNFNEWKEPRGGLDVPPGPCRDKDSGLSSLESTKARPAAPSPAQPGGATKAPSTKSPPGSPGPPAPGPVSPLRFPQCL, via the exons CCGACGCCGGGCCGCAGAGATGGGGCGTCCCCGAACGACAACGCGCCCCCGGAGGGACCCTTCCCCTGGGGGGGCCCGAAGACGGTGGTGCTGCGGAAGAGCACGCAGGGGGGGTTCGGCTTCACCCTCCGCCACTTCATCGTCTACCCCCCCGAGTCGGCCGTGCACTCCCCGGCCAAG gaggaggagaatggGAACCGAGCAG GTCCCCCCCGGAGCCGCCTGGAGCCCATGGACACCATCTTCGTGAAGAACGTGCGGGAGGACGGGCCGGCGCACCAGGCCGGGCTGCGCACCG GGGACCGGCTGGTTAAGGTGAACGGGGAGAGCATCATTGGGAAAACCTACTCGCAGGTCATCGCCCTGATCCAGAACAG tGACGATGTGCTGGAGCTCTCCATCATGCCCAAGGACGAGGACATCCTCCAGCTG GCGTACTCGCAGGATGCCTACCTGAAGGGCAACGAGCCGTACTCCGGCGGGGCGCAGAGCATCCCCGAGCCCCCTCCCCTCTGCTACCCACGCAAGACCTACCCCTTCCAGGCACGGGGCGCCGAGCCGCCCCCCGGCCAACCTCCGGACCCCCGCGCCCACCGCCCCGCCGGCACCCGCAGCGAGGGGGGCGGCAGCCCCGCGCACCGCCCCGAGGAGCCGCAGCCCGGGGgccccccgcagcgccccgccgTGCCCCACGGGCGCCCCGGCTCCTTCTCCCGAAGCgcctgccccagctccagcgCATCCTCTCTGCCCGAGCGGTACGGGgtcccgcccgccgccccctcctGCTACGGCGGGGGTCCCAAGCACCCCGCGGAGCACCGGACTCACTGCGGCTTCAaggagggcggcgggggcccGCGGGTGCCGGGCCGGCAGGAGTGCCAGCAGGCTCTGTCCCGCTGGTTCTGCAGCCAGGAGCCGCGGCGCAGCACCTCGGAGGAGCGCCGATACGCCATGCCCCCCCGCTACCGCAGCGTGTCCCAGGACCGCTTGGGGGGCTCGGCGACCCCCCGGGGCTGGCCCCACAGCGCCTCGCACGacaccctgctgcagcccgCCCGCGAGGGCTGGGCGCACCGAGCCCGCTCCGACCACAGCCTGGGCCGCTGCGGGCGCTCCATGGAGGCGCTGGAGCCCGGCGCCCTGCTCTCCCCTCGCCTCGACCGCTCCGCTTGGCCACCCGAGAGGCTCTGCCGCGCCacggccgcggggccgcccggcACGCACAGCTCCTTCGcgcctccttcctcctcctcctcctccgccgccgcaGCCCCACGGGAGCCGGCAGCCCCCGTGCAGAAGCACCCGTCGCAGCCCAACCTGCAGAGCGTGGACGATTCGGGGTACATCGGCTACCGCAGCTACAGCCCCTCCTTCCAGCGCCGCACCGGGCTGCTGCACGCCCGCTCCTTCCGCGACCCGGCCTTCGGTGGCCTCCCCACCTTCAGCATCACGCAGCGGCCGGCCGCCACCGCAGCCCCGTTCCCGGAGAGGGCGACCCCCGTTGCccccctgcctgctggctcCACTCACCCCGGCCCCCCGCTGGCCCCCGAAGCCCCCCAGGAGCAGCGGATGGAGAGCAGCCGGGTGCCCGAGCAGCACGAGGAGCGGAGGGAGGAGGTGGTCCTGCGTCAGAAGCCACCCACGGGCCGCAAGATGCCGCCCCCCCTGCGGCAGATGAACTTTGTGTTCCCCGATGGGGTGAAGGAGACGGACATTTGCGACCCGCCGGCAGCCGGGAGCAGGGGGGAGAGGCCGGCAGCCGAGCGCTCGGGCCGGCGCGTGGCCCCCTTGGCAGCCCCCGAGGACTCCTTGGCCTCCATCCCCTTCATCG ACGAGCCCACGAGCCCCAGCATCGACCTGAAGGCCAAGCACGTCCCTGCCTCCTCCGTCGTCTCCAGTGCCATGAACTCTGCCCCCGCCGTTGCCACCAGCCCCTCCTCGCCCACCTTCGCCTTCGCCCTGAGCCGGCACTACTCGCAGGACTGCA GCAGCATCAAGGCCGGCCGCCGCTCTTCCTACCTCCTGGCCATCACCACCGAGCGCTCCAAGTCATGCGACGATGGTCTGAACACATTTCGGGACGAGGGGAAGATCCTCAG GAGGATGCCCAGCCGGGTCCCCAGCCTCCGCATGCTCAGGAGCTTCTTCACCGACGGG TCTCTGGACAGCCTCGGTACGTCCGAAGACACCCGCTCCAAAAGGCACTCCACCTCCGACCTCTCGGACGTGACGTTCAGCGACGTGAGGAAGGAGGGCTGGCTCCACTACAAGCAGATCCTCACCAAAAAGGGGAAG AAAGTCGGTGGAGGCATCCGGCAGTGGAAGCGCGTCTTCGCCGTGCTGCGCACCCACTCGCTGTACCTGTGCAAGGACAGGCGGGAGGCAGTGACCTGCGGCCCGGCCCCAGGTGAGGAGGAGCAGCCGATCAGCATCCGAGCGTGCCTGGTGGACATTTCCTACAGCGAGACCAAGAGGAAGCACGTCTTCCGGCTGACGACCGCTGACTTCTGTGAATATCTCTTTCAGGCAGAGGATCGGGAAGACATGCTGGCCTGGATCAAAGTCATCAGGGAGAACAGCAAGGCCGAGGGCGAG GACCCCGGTTTTGCCAGCCAAGCGCTTATCAACAAGAAGCTAAACGACTACCGGAAAGTGAG cCCGGCGGGTGCCAAGCCCGACTCCTCGCCCAAGGGCTCCCGTGGGCTGGGGATCAGAGCCGAGTTCCTGAAGCAGACGGGAACCAGCGCACCCCGGTCCCCGAGGCAGGATGTGGCCGTAATGAAAG atgAGAGCAGCTCCCAGAAAGCCCCTTGGGGCATCAACCTCatgaagaagaacaagaaatctGCCCCCCGCGCCTTTGGCGTCAGGCTGGAGGATTGCCAGCCTGCCCCAGACAACAAG AACGTGCCCCTGATCGTCGAAGCCTGCTGCAAGGTGGTGGAGGACCGCGGGCTGGAGTACATGGGCATCTACCGCGTGCCCGGGAACAACGCCGTGGTGtccagcctgcaggagcagctcaaCAAGGGAGCCACCGAGATCAACCTGCAGGACGAG CGGTGGCAGGACCTGAACGTCATCAGCAGCCTGTTGAAATCCTTCTTCCGAAAGCTCCCCGAGCCGCTCTTCACTGACG ATAAGTACAACGACTTCATCGAGGCCAACCGCATAGAGGACGCCAGCGAGAGGATGAGGACGCTGAGGAAGCTG ATCCGGGACCTGCCAGGTCACTACTACGAGACGCTCAAGTTCCTGGTGGGCCACCTGAAGACCATTGCGGACCACTCGGAGAAGAACAAG ATGGAGCCCCGAAACCTGGCCCTGGTGTTCGGCCCCACGCTGGTGCGGACGTCCGAGGACAACATGACCGACATGGTGACCCACATGCCCGACCGCTACAAAATCGTGGAGACCCTCATCCAGCAC TCAGACTGGTTCTTCAGCGACAAGGAGGACAAGGGCGAGAAG ACCCCCGTGGACGAGAAGGAGGCGCAGTCGGTGCCCAACATCGAGTACCTGCTGCCCAACATCGGCAGGACCGCGGCGCCCGGCGATGCCCCAG ACTCGACCCACAGCGGCTCTGCCAAAGCGAAG GGCACGTGGCCGTCGCGCAAGGAGCCGTCGCCCCGAGAGCTCCTCGCCATCCCCTTCATCTCAGCCGTCAACCGCAAGAGGAAGAAGCGGCGAGAGGCCGAGGGCTTCGGCAGCAGCACCGATGACGATGTGGAGCACAGGGACCCCAAGGGCCGGGagcaggaggatgaggaggcCGCGGCGGCCGCGCCGGGGCCCGGCAAAGCTCCCCACGGCCCTGGCACCGAgccggcagcccccagcccggaGCAGGAGAGCGCCTTGGAGCCCGGGGGCACCGGGGCCGAGCCGGCGCCGGACGCCCGCTCCATCGTGTCGGGCTACTCCACCCTGTCCACCATCGACCGCAGCCTGTGCTCCGAGGTGCAGTCGGTGGCCGAGAGCCGCGGGGAGGAGGCGGACGACGAGCGCAGCGAGTTCAGCCACGTGGAGACGGACACGGAGAGCCGGGAGGGCGCCCgggccaggctggggcaggtggAGGGGGGCGCAGGGGGCGAGGACAAGGTGCCCCCCGGGCGCCCCTCCTTCAACTCCCACCGCCTCATCCAGTGCGACACGCTGGCCCGCAGGAAGCTGGGGAGGCCGCGGCCGGCCGGCGAGACCCCGGTGCCCGCCGGGGAGGGCCATGGTGGCTGGGTCCCCCCCGGGCGGCCCTCGCTGCGGGAGCAGCTCCGGCAGCGCCTGCGCTCCTCGGCCGACGACATGGGGGTGCGCCTGCGCCGAGCCCACTCCCCGGAGACGCGCCGCAAGAAGAGCAGCTGGCGCCGGCACACCGTGGTGGTGCCCGGCGGCCTCAAGGACCTCAACTTCAACGAGTGGAAGGAGCCGCGGGGGGGCCTCGACGTCCCCCCAGGGCCGTGCCGTGACAAGGACTCGGGGCTCAGCAGCCTGGAGTCCACCAAAGCCCGGCCCGCGGCGCCCAGCCCGGCCCAGCCTGGCGGTGCCACCAAAGCACCCAGCACCAAGAGccccccaggcagcccaggcCCCCCGGCTCCCGGCCCCGTGTCCCCCCTGCGCTTCCCCCAATGTCTCTGA